The sequence attattgagcgTTTGAAACTgataaaatttatcattatcttGAAATATTGGTATTAGGCATAGTAATAACACTAGTaaagtagtaactaataataatattatatttggttaGGTGTCTTTCGACCAACAAAGTTGCATCAATAGTCATTAGTCAGTACCTCCTACATCACTATGGATGAGAACaatgtaagtattaataaatattatctaatttgtaatttatttattgttttaataatattctacagtttttattcatagtttattattattggtatctaTTAGCTTAGGCtaacctaaaataaatatataaaatcaataaatacgtacctacattaaataaattttaaatattagatttaccTTAAACGGCTTAAGcctttatagttattataaaatatatagtttagtgGAACACTGGTAAGTTATACGAGTTATCGTAGGTTACCTATAAATAAGAAGAAAGCCATTGcttgaaaattacatttttaatttcttttgttttttttataattattatacagtataatttatgcttataatttataaattttaatatgctcttaacaaattatataataaaaaatacatcgtCTATTACATtgcatttaatttcataaaaattgttaaaatgtgaTTATTACAGCGTGTGTCTTAAACTCTTAACACGCcaagaaaaaaattctttaacaaatgttttaaaaacatgtataaatattatcaataatcattatttacgtttgtatatattaatcgaGTGTATACAACTAAATTAGTGTGTCAGAACATAAATAAATCAGTTAACTATTGCTTAAAAATAGTACCAGacctattaatttatacattatatatatatatatatatatatattatatacctacctagtattgatgattacaataaatacctacaatatgtctatatacattataatttatttgttttaagtataaCTGTAAAAGCgatgtaatataggtacctactataaaatattatataattcaatagatACGAAATATCTAGAGTAGATATGTTGGATGTAATTTTTGTTgctgtaatatgtattaatttgtatatacacctatattggTTAAATGGCTATTACTTTATACTTAACTATtgagaaaatcaaaaaataaattgaacttCAGAGTAGACATGtaccaacaataatatatttcctataatcatgtaataatatatgacctTTAATAGTGGGccttaaaaagaaataatatataaaaatgtaagaagCCATCAAACCAATAcgatttattcaaaatgtaatataaataatactttttcttaataatttcttTTCAAGTATTTCAATACCTATCAGATACAAAAACGATGCAACTGCCTATAGGTACCCAATTATACTGATTGCACCTATATTacgactatttttatttttgttaaaaacaatttaataaatatatgagatCTCGCACCGGTATACGCCTATATCTAATGTGATAAAAATCACTCTTACCAGTCTTacccattaatattaattattataatataatttgctcTTTgcacatgaaaataatataatgctaccGTGTATCCTAGTCAGATTTCAAATCAATCAGTTATTGATCTGATCAAAGATGCgaattgcaataaattataaagctgGGTTCACACAGagacaacaaaattaaaacaatacagtgtttgtatttttaaatacaatttagatagTCCGTTATCTATTCCCGTCTATGATGGGAAAGTTGAGTTTttgttaacttatattttactaaGACATACTGTGGACCCTGCAGCATTATATCCTATTTAATTCTTATAGGTACTAGATAGGCCGGTACCTCTCAACGATAAAAACAATTCTTTCTGATTCAAATAAACCAAAAACCGTTCAAAATatagttaactttaaaattaaattgttctttTATAAGAATGCTATCTTAATAATAGAATGACACTTTTAATAATGACGTAATaccttaaaaatacattttctaaattattaataggtacctacctacctatataattatataaataaataagcaacTGTCTAACAACACAACGATTCGACCTTTAAcaataaacatgtattattataatttattgagatGATGTCAGTGCACTATTTGTTTACTCTCTCTGGCCCACGCGCGCAACACCGCAAATTTACTTTCAGCAGAACCAATCTTGCGTTGTTATAGCTTTAGAATttaagtgaattgacctataatCAAATTTCAAGATAAGAATTTTATCTATGTTTGCGTGTtgacttttttatgataattcaatttttctacaatatataagcatttataaattgtaatgttttatatactcgtaataactTGCATTTTTATACTACTCGTATTACAATCAATAATCACGCCACGTTATGTAAAAAATTgacaagtttttaaaatgtattgcttaattttttgtaaacccGATTCAAATTTaacggaattaaaaaaaaattaagaaaatttcaaacaattaaaaaacaaatttgttcaatcataatattttacagctaatctataaatcaaatttacttTACGAGATATAGTGGTGTATACAAGGATAATAGGGTATATAATCTAGGAAATGAGACCCCATATAGCACAAatcgtatataaattattttatatttataagtacctatatacctatttatttttaataatatatttaattattcattaacagCTATGGCTCGGAATtttatgcatttgcatgtttctTAGAAAGCTGCATATTAAAAATCTGATTCGATACAATTCGTAGTACatggatataattttaatacaaaaattaatgttgcatatttaaaggttttaagcatattaatgcatattatattagtaaatcagttagagaattttaaaataaagaactgTCACACAACGTCGcatagtctatattataaaatataaattatacctaatatacattattgacTGCAATTTATTGACCCGGTAAACGggtttatttttaccaaaaactgTGTATACGACAAACGGTTACAGGACTGTGAATAATCGAAAAATGTTTCAAGATCTAcaaactgaataaaataaaaaaatagagagTTAGAAAAAATAGTTCTCTGCATTGCCGAAATTAAAAAGATCCAGTCTTAGGAGAATTTTtcatccgcatgtgttgtctccatcttacaaaCAAACAACatagtaaaaacactaaaaactatTTCACCCGGACAAGAAGTCAAGAACCATTAAATAGAGCTGTAATCCAAATTAGGCAACTCAATTTTcacattataaaaagaaaaacattggCTGTgcaatatagttttttattttttaatatcagtgATATCACTAATACGGAGAAAgtttcaaaatccattattttgtgtttttcaaatttgaatagcgttttttgtagttttgatatcgaaaaaataaaatcaatgttgCACAGTCCATACCTCATCTTTCTAGTGTGAAAATATGGTTATTTAACTTCAAACTTGGGTTATAGCCTTCAGAGTGATCCTTGCCCACTGCCTGCGTGaaattgttttaagtttaactATGTTGTACATTTTTGTAAGATGGTGACAACACACGCGGGTTGAAGCGTCCTATTTTAAAGGCGGCCATTTACGCCGAGTATGGAACCTTACAcgatttaacatttaaacataacttataagaaaaacATTTAGTCTCAAACGAGGCTGGCAACACTGTCAGAAATCGTCATATTTTTTAGCGAGATTCAAGCAAGTGTGGTATAAGTTATTATCTTTATTCATTATACAACGAAATACTAactactaactactaagtataGCCATTAAGGCATTAAAGattctgtaaattataatatattatacatttatactattattatagtcgtaataaatatcgtatataatattatttactatagtttAAGAACTATAGCCATAAACCTATAACCAGATGTGCTCACGGTGTAAACTATAAAAGATAACTTTtagaaaaactaaaactaaaatttgtaaCTAAAACTTTTAGAAAACTTTTAGAAGTGCTACTGTGCATACCTACCGTATTCGGTGTTCCTTCGAAGAACATCTATATCAGAGATCTATATGATACACAAAGTGATTTACCAAGCATGCTCACCCTCATTAGGTACTTATTAGATAATgcaattattcaaattctgattttttaatttaaaaatataattagttttcaaaattaaatttttgagattttcatACTACCTATGTACTTTAGGAGTAAAATGTCTTGCGGAgttacaaacttctgtttttcaaatgagaactccTCTTTTCCATCGTAAATTATTTAGAggattatttttctgaaatcaTCGACGTATCAGAATCAAATCTCCAACGAgaagtttttcaattattttactttctgTCCTGTAAGAAGTAAGAATATCAATAGATCCACGTTAATGGGCTTGGAAGGTATATAAGGAGCtatgatgaaattaaaactgtattgaaattgtttattattaatctattaataatttgtaaaaaataaaaatggtccacgtataataattaatctaacaatagatccaatattacatctattttatatttttccaaaaccattttaaaagacCTTTATGGCTTTATCcttaatgtaaacattttaataattgataaactaCTCTAATaatcgtttgaattttgaatttggtacaaaaaaattttcaaaaaacttatccgctaaataatgtatatagtaaaaaCGGTAGTTAGGgggatttttatttgaaaaatacaagtTGGTATCGGCACTACACTAAACACTACTTACCTAACTACCTAAGTAATACAACAATTTCAAACATTTAGAAATATGGTttaaatacattcaaaaatattaaaactatgaatttgaataaatttattattagttattatctaataaaaaatggGTCCGAACTTACTTTAGgattcactctgtatatatacaACTGTGCGTCtgtgctaaaatataataaggtaaTGATGCTTAATGCTTTCGTTGTTTTACTAAAAGCTTATTACAACTTTACAATATCTATACAACTTTTATAGAGATTCATATAAGGATCATTAgtcgttaaatataaatttgacaaGTAAAATATGTTCTTTTTGCATTCAAAAACACTGCAATGATAAGGtagacttatatttttattattattcttattttatacccatatatgttatattatgacgtTGGTACACGTAAAACAGCTCAGACTTGAGTGACTTGACTAGTCAATAATCGTTATAGCCGTTATAGGTAAACATTGTTATAAAGATTCATTACCTGTATGTAACAACAAAACTATGTAAGAGACTATTATAGTGCAACATCggaaattgcaatttttttcaatcattattgttattattctagagagttaaatatatagattatatagactataataatgtataggtattttatgaTGCTACCGCTTCATGCAAAAGTCTAAACGCGTAGGTGGCCCcagtaatttttaataggtacttatataatttacgaaaaatgtataggtacacatgTATTGAGAAAATAGTTCTTGCTGCCTCTAATCAAGAGAACAACAAcaacattaacatattttttattattgtttttatgtctTATtgcgcatattatatttaatatattatgtacattgtaaacCGCGACCAGTCATGAAGCTCGGTGGTACGCGGAGTTAAAACTCGTGtacgtattacataatattgttattgttaatctcgttgtttttttattattttatttatttattttttttttttactaacgaGATAGTCAACAGTTTTTGTCGTAAACACAGTCATTGCACCGAATactaaaataatctaatataaattatatagtacattatgAATGATTAATAGGTatttcaatatgtattatacaaatcataatatattattatttaaaattatcaagtcGGCGGCATTGTTATCATCGttacatcgtcgtcgtcgtcgtcgccgccgacGGATCGTCATCGGTGGATTAATTATTATCACGTTATGCGCGCGCGCGCACCCGCACgtgacaacaacaacaacacacTGCCGTAGCGCCGAGCGCCGATGTCCAAGTGGCAAGTAGTCCAACCTCCAACGCCGACACACCGTAAACACTGAACGCCGTCAGTCGTCGTCCGTATTCCACAGACGGTTAGTGGCTAGGCCGCATCAGTCGTCGCCCGCGCACCTCTCAACTCGCGCCTTCATCCCCACCCCTCCCGCCGAGTTCGAAGCCTGTGCCGTCTACGCGATCTACGGGCACGATTTCGTCAGCTGTTATCGTTACCGCGATCCGCGTTTTCCGGTGTGTTCCGCCGTGTCGTACCCACCGCGAGTAGCGACGACCGCTCGCGTTCTCTCCGTTTTCCCACCGTGTCGGTTGTTCTCTCGTCGCGAAAACGGAGGTCCCAAACAACAACGATGTTGACGGCCACGGCGAGACGGCCAACGGAACGACGGCATCGCTCGCGGACGACGGTCCCGCGCTGCCGCAGGACGCGACTGAAACGTTACGAGACCCGTTGGCTGAGGCGGTAAGCATTGCTGTGTACAACTTTGGTGTCGTCGGTTTTTACGTCGATCCGTACATCGACGTTTTTCTGCCGTCCCTCCTCCCAAATTCTGATGAAACGGCCCCGTCAAAAACGTGATCTGAACGTGAATTTTCCAAACCTCGAATTTCGTCTCTACGATCTGCCCGTGGACGTATATCGTTGGGTGATCCTTAGGCAACCGTGTAACGCACAAAATAGGGGGGGAAAAAACCGTTTAATatcattgatttataaatagtgGACTGAATGGGTACCTCTTACTAAACAGACTTCACTTATAATGAAATGTTTGTTTCACAGACACTTTTCATGTCTGTCTACCCGACGACATTGTAGCTtttgtgttcattttttttattctcgtcGACAGAACGCGCAACAGCATTAGGCACTGCAAGTTGGACAATGCTGGCAACGATTTATTACCTCTAGTATTTTCTTCCACaccattattatgttattatgtaacacTCAAACTATagaattgtgttttatttacttATCATGTACTCAATATgacttcaatattaatattaaatggtacCTAATGGTTAATATtgcagtttaaaattaattttaatttaatcttaaaacCTAATTTCTGTGGACAGTAAATCGtttgttattgaagtatctTTGTTACTTCTCAATATTAacacattataaaacaaattagtaaattaattgcaatttatatttttgaaacttgtagttattacttattttttacatttttaggcAGAAATTGTAGTGGATCATGTAATATCAAACGCTAACAAAGTTTATGGTTTGGATCATGTgacaaatattatgaaatttcacAGCGCATACCTTGAGACTTTTCTCAATTTgcaagaatttataatttataaagaaggTCCATTGCCTATTCAATATCGACACTACATCGCAATCatggtaaataaattacaatttttgtatcTAAGCTGAAAAACTAAATTCTTAAATctcaataatgtaaattaaaaaaaatagttttctatTGATAATgcttaatatttgttttcttgtttgttaaattaatattttttttataaatatattttgtaatttaacaagtattattatttaattttttataggcaGCTGGTCGGCACAAGTGCACATATctaataaattttcataaaaaacaatttttggaacaTAATGGCGATCCTAGTTGGTTGCTTGGTCTCACACATGTGCCACGTAAACTTcgtaatttatatgaaatcaaCAAGATTTTAGCACATCGACCTTGGCTAGTAACAAAAGAAGATATcaaagtatgtatttaaattaaatataggaataaattagtaactatttgtttttattgcttcaattgatgaaataattttactttaaattacctatctatgtattacttatttatatatctaccGATTGAGACAAATATGTTGATGCgatgaaatgtataatttgttttttttttaatatcatgtaGAGTAAATGTAATCAACAACAATTGAATTTATGATACTACTACACATAACTTATCTGCAACAGTATGACTTATCTTTAGGTggttataaacatacattttaaaatgtatcagcatatttttaacataaaaaaaatacatcaatatgTGTTTAATATCTATATCAAGTGtgcatagtaataattataatctgttCAATACATTGTGATGTATTGAAGTGGATGAAGGGTACCTCAATGATACATTTCTTTGTTATCAaagtttagtttaaaatatttatactgtcCACATTGTGATATATCCATTATAATTTGACCACCGACATTTGTTgttgaaaatcaatttattttacctatcaataaatatagataGTTAACTAttagataatgtttttttttaaataattaattttcaaaaattagtaGTTTGTACACTGATCTTTAAGAAATCAGCTAGGGGACTATGATATTAGCttgttattatatgaataccTTACAAGAATATGAATTCCTgtaatcttaattaaaatagtgATCAGCGCTCAAAATCTTGTTTGATGtctcatacatatatatatatatttaatatcaatattttaagaatatcttaataaatgtccattgtgtattatataatatagattatatcttcatataataattaataattagagatcatttttaaattatactaatttaaaagttaaataatatcttttgaCCTGTTGATATTTTGTAATGACTGTTTTTATGTCTTACAGTGTATGTTGACATCTTTTTttcatgcaaaaaaaaaatgctgatagtaaattaaatgattaaagtttctatttaagtttatacatatcaattttctaatatttaataccaataataataaaaaaaaccatggtaattaacaatttttatacaaagagtattaatgattttttaatctaTCCCTTTGGATTGATACCATAATTATTGCTTATATTAtgcagtttaatatattattatgatataaaacttgttacttattaatataattaaagtatgtatgtaataaacatagatatttttaatttgtataaattatcattaatgtttattttttgtaatagttaatttttttattgtttgatataaaaatgtataatttattttatttgtcactatttcatatacatataaatatatattaatatacgagtatgttaTGCCAgttcaatgatttataattactgaattataattaagtcattaaattattagttttatatatttcataataattaattgcaaAGTAATGCTAGTTTTAGCATACAAGGAAAGTtttaatgtatttcattttttttttctgatagaAAGTCGTCAAAGGTCCAAACTCGTGGTCAATGTCAGATTTAGGACATGCTATCATACTACTTGTTCATTTTCATAGTTTGTGTAGTTTTGTGTTTGCTTGCAACTTAAATGATGAAATACCACGAGCTGTAAAAGTGTCTGGTGTTTATTTTAGACGTAGAAGCAAACCATGCTTAAGAGGTATGTTAATATATcaagaatttataattaatacatataatattttcaatgtatcatgaaaaatgaatttaattaaaattaatggttatatcacttataaaccaaaataaaccttttacaatattatttattaaatagtcaatgttataaaaaaaataaattctaggcTATGCTGATGAAAGCGTTATATCTGACGATGAAGGTCTTGAACCAATAGTGGAACGAATGAAAAAATTAAGCGAGCAAGCCACAGAACAAGAACGTATACAGAGATATGAACTTGTTCAGAGTCAATTATGTGACAGTGATACTTCTGCTGATAATGGTTTGGATCCAGATGTTAAACCATTTGTTGAAGATTCTGGATATTCTTACTTGGATTGCTCACGTCGACAATTTGCTCAACAATCTTCGTTTATTTTgcaggtatttataataatattgacaattaAAAGTAGTTTGTGATAGTTATATTGTAACTATGTATAATCAATGctaatatcttaaataaattaatgtgttatcagaacattttttaatttgaaatgttaagaactgtttaaacaaaaaaattaccctgATTTAACTAATAAAgcgattcaaaaaataaaaatattattgaattattctaaggtacagttatttatttttatatgtataatttatctatgCATCTATTGTGACTATAACTTTTGATCGACTtgacaattttgaataaatttatatcaataaattcctTGAGACTATAAGAGACCCTAGAGTGGCTTACACTTGTATTTATCTTTGgctaattaaaatcaaatatatttttatcttaatctTATGAAAACAATTACAATGATTACTTTTATGATTCGCAATCATGACTTGTTTACTTAATTCtggaaatatttttgatgtaaaTACATAAAGATGAACACAAATTTGGTCTTTCAATTTACATCAGCTATTAAGCATTCATTGAATCTTACTCCAGTGCTTTGTTTTTACATCAAAAATGTGTCTAAAATTAAGAAGTtggaaatcataaaattattatattattatattatatttcaaatgaaGCAAAAtcgaaaatgattaattttaaccaaGATAAGTCGAataatgttgtttattattaattagtttttttaatagactttaacattataaaaatgaaataaatatattccatCCAGCGAGAGAACACTCCGATTATGTGCATCTCCACTCAACACTCTGCCATCAAAACTGGTTCCATTATGGCAGAGTGTCATGTGAGAATGTGCAGAAGAACCAATTTTTGGCGAGGCACACAGCGTGTTTCTCGTTGGACagaatatagtattaattgCTGTTTATTGATAATCAGCCTCGAACGCAGcctcccccccaaaaaaaaaatttttttcctgcGTTTGCGTCTGGTGATGATAattcttattattgtttttatttttaggaattttCTTGGGATCATCATGGTTATTCGTTAATTAACCGTTTATTTAATGACATTGGATTAATATTGGATAAAAAGTTCCAAACCGCTTATAAcatgacatattatacaatggGTGGTCGCCCTCATATTGATACTTCAAGGTTCCGTAGAGCAAtttggaattatatttattgtatttacggAATGAGAAACgatgattatgattatgaagATGTTACACAGTTGCTTCGATCTCAATTGAGAGTATTTGTCAAGACTGCTGCTTGTTACCCAGAACGTTTGAACAAAACAACTACTGATAATAcactaaaacattttgaattaagCGAAAAGGTAACATAAAACAATCTGAATTATCtacttatttaaatcataattatgtataaaaaccaGAATACATTTATGGAATGCTTTTAAATTTCCTAACGAGccataaaaattagattaatacaattcttttaatctatttattctATACACCACCTGAAAAGTTTGCTCTACCTGTATCATTgcccattttaattaaaaatgttcaatatcaataatgattttagttaggtatatttttgtaatcaataaatatcattagtcacaatttaaatttttgtcattatattatattattatttttttttatatacgtcgggaattttcaaaatattttattttaattatatttctaacgtAATTTACCACTTCATAGTGGACATTTAAGTCCTCTATTTTTCTTCCATGTTGTTAGTTAATATCAAGGCTCGGATTTTAtagtactaaaattaaattaaataagcgCTATAATATGccctaaaaacataaaaaatagcaaaaataaaaatgtattccgttcataattttaaaaaaaacttatatttatgaattaataggtacatttataattaattaaaaactaatatttgtttacattttttaattactaaaattacttGAATAAGCATGGTGACCTATTCAAAATTATCtggaaataagaataaaataaaataaattattatttattaattaaataatatattaaattattttacctgagttacattgtataatttaatgttttgccaaattttaaaattttaaaatacaaaataaaacgttatattatgcaAACTAGCAAAAAATAGCACTAAATAGCACTAAAAAcctaaaatactttaaatatgcaaaaaaatagcattaataaACCTCATATTTAGAGTCCcagattaggtataataataaaacaaatttatagctcactctgctatttttatctgtatcctataataattagcaaatgCTATAAAATCCAAGCCCtggttaatacaataaaaatatattatagacaatttatttataaattaacatttctaaTTGCTGTCCAACACACTTTAATTCCAACTAGTTATTTACTAGACATAGGCTGATCCCGATTTATGgctgaattttaaaaaatgtaattttattatttgcttaGTAAAATAGTAACATATCTTATCCTCGACAATTGTGCTCATAACCATCTCTTTAAAAGCCTTGGAATTTACCTTGTTCCTTCATTAGCATTTGTCCAccacatttttattgataaaggTATTGATGTGTATTGGgtttcatatttattaagtattatactaaaatgtttaattctGTCAACtgtttatttgtgttttatttggTTGGCCAAAGACCAGCTGTGAATTGAACACatccaaaacatttttcatgttATGTTGTAATGTATcatcaaattcaaatataactCATCCATTATAGTGCCAATGATGTACACTTAAACCTACATCTTAGCAAAGCAACTTcccttgtttttttatttataaaatttactataataaaggTTTTActtgtaatgtattatacctatattttgtttcaaatgtttcagattcacataaatttaatgattatggAAGCACGAATGCAGTCTGAACTTTTATTTGTATTGCGCGCTGTCATGAATTATATGTTATGATATGCAGtaaccatttatatatatattttttataacatgttatacaatttttttttttgttataatttatcaacatgTATACAATTTTGGTTATACGATTTATACTTGAAGGGAAACCATGATTTGTTCTCATATTT is a genomic window of Rhopalosiphum padi isolate XX-2018 chromosome 4, ASM2088224v1, whole genome shotgun sequence containing:
- the LOC132930003 gene encoding sestrin homolog, producing MDENNRRPLAFSPFSHRVGCSLVAKTEVPNNNDVDGHGETANGTTASLADDGPALPQDATETLRDPLAEAAEIVVDHVISNANKVYGLDHVTNIMKFHSAYLETFLNLQEFIIYKEGPLPIQYRHYIAIMAAGRHKCTYLINFHKKQFLEHNGDPSWLLGLTHVPRKLRNLYEINKILAHRPWLVTKEDIKKVVKGPNSWSMSDLGHAIILLVHFHSLCSFVFACNLNDEIPRAVKVSGVYFRRRSKPCLRGYADESVISDDEGLEPIVERMKKLSEQATEQERIQRYELVQSQLCDSDTSADNGLDPDVKPFVEDSGYSYLDCSRRQFAQQSSFILQEFSWDHHGYSLINRLFNDIGLILDKKFQTAYNMTYYTMGGRPHIDTSRFRRAIWNYIYCIYGMRNDDYDYEDVTQLLRSQLRVFVKTAACYPERLNKTTTDNTLKHFELSEKIHINLMIMEARMQSELLFVLRAVMNYML